A single window of Mycolicibacterium madagascariense DNA harbors:
- a CDS encoding alpha/beta hydrolase: MTRSPARATWPRRLLAGVAAVVVAWAPVACSSTAGHSSGAPTTFAPGRLAEEPIPLATYSVVQQVADRAVKIRYGSTSGIDGSPTTVSGVLFVPKGTAPQGGWPIASIGHPTVGLDSECAPSSYPGLMGNAGTIAQFLTFGYVVVMTDYQGLGTPGPHPYLDPTTEANDVIDAVRAARAVVPETSDTWVGYGVSQGGQAVWAANEEAAEYGRGLRLVGTMSIAPATDLRPLVDAMQAGTLTVEQKVLVPMVLKGLQVRHPELDLDDYLHGVMARSVDAFIGCEGENSSQRGIIAQGAPASDFMPSSPQAADRLRQWFGADVLPRRPASAPMLVGYGDADPIVLPQWTATAVARACALGDVIDAHVAPGQGHGTLDLGSALFDWVSGRVAGTPPPNTCPPA; encoded by the coding sequence GTGACGCGTTCTCCGGCGAGGGCGACGTGGCCGCGTCGACTCCTCGCAGGCGTCGCCGCCGTCGTCGTCGCGTGGGCTCCGGTGGCCTGCTCGTCGACGGCCGGCCATTCATCAGGTGCCCCAACCACTTTCGCCCCGGGCCGATTGGCCGAGGAGCCGATCCCCCTGGCCACCTACTCGGTGGTGCAGCAGGTCGCCGACCGTGCCGTGAAGATCCGTTACGGCTCGACGTCGGGCATCGACGGATCGCCCACCACGGTGTCCGGGGTCCTCTTCGTGCCGAAGGGCACTGCGCCGCAGGGTGGTTGGCCGATCGCATCCATCGGACACCCGACCGTCGGCCTGGACAGCGAGTGCGCGCCGTCGTCCTATCCGGGGTTGATGGGCAACGCGGGCACCATCGCCCAATTCCTCACCTTCGGCTACGTCGTCGTCATGACCGACTACCAGGGTCTCGGAACCCCGGGCCCGCACCCCTACCTCGACCCGACCACCGAGGCCAACGACGTCATCGACGCCGTGCGGGCAGCGCGGGCGGTGGTGCCGGAGACCTCCGATACCTGGGTCGGGTACGGCGTATCCCAAGGTGGACAGGCGGTCTGGGCCGCCAACGAAGAGGCGGCCGAGTACGGCCGAGGGCTGCGGCTGGTCGGCACGATGAGCATCGCCCCGGCCACGGACCTGCGTCCGCTGGTGGACGCCATGCAGGCGGGCACTCTCACCGTCGAACAGAAGGTCCTCGTGCCGATGGTCCTGAAGGGCCTTCAGGTGCGGCACCCCGAGCTCGATCTCGACGACTATCTGCACGGAGTCATGGCGCGCAGCGTCGACGCCTTCATCGGCTGCGAGGGCGAGAACTCCTCGCAGCGCGGCATCATCGCCCAGGGCGCACCGGCATCGGACTTCATGCCGTCGTCCCCGCAGGCGGCCGACCGACTGCGGCAGTGGTTCGGCGCCGACGTGCTACCCCGCCGGCCGGCGTCGGCCCCGATGCTGGTCGGTTACGGCGACGCCGATCCGATCGTGCTGCCGCAATGGACGGCGACGGCCGTCGCACGCGCCTGCGCGCTCGGCGACGTCATCGACGCACACGTGGCACCCGGGCAGGGCCACGGCACCCTC
- a CDS encoding glycosyltransferase, translating into MPVSRIAIVHERLTEVAGSEHVVEQLALQWPEAEVHTSIARPEGIPGGLTRPPRTTRLDALYHGVLHEKSYAPLMPLMPHAFRHVRFGEVDAVIASHHAFATQAALATTVPVIAYVHSPARWAWDPSLRAGEGGGRAGEAILTMLSVIAKRGETRAAPRLRTIVANSTAVARRITDWWHRDAVVVPPPVDTEGFTPDPSIDREDFFLLAGRLVPYKRPDLAIRAAAAADVPLVVAGDGRSMKQCREVAGPKTTFLGRVAHDELLSLHRRTRALLMPGVEDFGIVPVESMATGTPVIALGQGGAIDSVIPGTTGLHVAFGSDQEIVDGFAAAMRSFDAARFDPVAIRQWAEGFSRANFRRRMQEVVDAAV; encoded by the coding sequence ATGCCCGTTAGCCGGATCGCCATCGTCCACGAGCGGCTCACCGAGGTGGCCGGCTCCGAACACGTCGTCGAGCAGCTCGCGCTGCAGTGGCCCGAAGCCGAGGTGCACACGTCGATCGCTCGTCCGGAGGGCATTCCGGGTGGCCTCACCCGGCCGCCGCGGACCACCCGCCTCGACGCCCTCTACCACGGCGTGCTGCACGAGAAGTCCTATGCGCCCCTGATGCCGCTGATGCCACATGCGTTCCGCCACGTGCGATTCGGCGAGGTGGACGCGGTCATCGCGAGCCATCACGCATTCGCGACGCAGGCGGCCCTCGCGACCACCGTTCCGGTCATCGCGTACGTGCACAGTCCGGCGAGGTGGGCGTGGGACCCCTCGCTGCGGGCCGGAGAGGGTGGCGGCCGAGCGGGTGAGGCCATCCTGACGATGCTGTCGGTGATCGCCAAGCGCGGGGAGACCAGGGCCGCGCCACGACTGCGGACGATCGTCGCCAACTCCACCGCGGTGGCGCGTCGCATCACCGACTGGTGGCACCGCGACGCCGTGGTCGTGCCGCCGCCGGTCGACACCGAGGGTTTCACCCCCGACCCGTCGATCGACCGGGAGGACTTCTTCCTGCTGGCCGGGCGACTGGTTCCGTACAAGCGGCCCGATCTGGCCATCCGGGCCGCGGCCGCCGCCGACGTGCCGCTCGTCGTCGCGGGTGACGGTCGTTCGATGAAGCAGTGTCGCGAGGTCGCCGGGCCGAAGACGACGTTCCTCGGTCGCGTCGCCCACGATGAGTTGCTGTCGCTGCACCGCCGGACGCGGGCACTGCTGATGCCCGGTGTCGAGGACTTCGGCATCGTGCCGGTGGAGTCCATGGCGACGGGCACCCCGGTCATCGCCCTGGGTCAGGGCGGTGCGATCGACTCGGTCATTCCGGGCACGACCGGCCTGCACGTCGCGTTCGGCAGCGACCAGGAGATCGTCGACGGATTCGCCGCCGCGATGCGGTCGTTCGACGCGGCACGGTTCGACCCCGTGGCCATCCGACAATGGGCAGAAGGCTTCTCCAGGGCCAACTTTCGGCGACGCATGCAAGAAGTCGTCGATGCCGCCGTCTGA
- a CDS encoding YveK family protein, translated as MSTVDDPAHRGDVPSIDLAGHFRELGRALLPALVVALVVGGAVFGVRTLLVPKEYGATVVGQITPAQTLVPGDAFVEQMRAPFMGLAQDTNVLNQVLSEVDTGWDVNTLRQHVQLSAGPAPQLLIFTATANSPEVAAQIARSMLVTVAQASFANHARDVSRQADEVQATITAEEARNATLAPDDPAKADSDRQLSDLRAQLTTLQKTGGDQLTILSTPEQDRSPVSPQPVPEALVAALATWIVTAELIVFLRSRVGSKPNRAWARRVAHRYRARFDDDTTADGTLSPVAAAVLAQNQRDGRAVAVLLGDKVASPRSTVAPDGTGSVPHPILRPMSLADEWWQTVDLGRVAAAVVIVTVAGSDRKAAERALRRLHDLGIPTHLVLQPMRRTRHNGSTPPPPPKEAKTSAAQPSLPLDDHAR; from the coding sequence TTGTCCACGGTCGACGATCCGGCGCATCGCGGCGACGTTCCCTCGATCGATCTCGCCGGACACTTTCGCGAGCTCGGTCGCGCTCTGCTGCCCGCACTCGTCGTCGCCCTGGTGGTCGGCGGGGCGGTGTTCGGAGTGCGGACCCTGCTGGTGCCCAAGGAATACGGCGCCACCGTCGTCGGCCAGATCACCCCCGCGCAGACACTGGTTCCCGGTGATGCGTTCGTCGAACAGATGCGCGCCCCGTTCATGGGCCTCGCCCAGGACACCAACGTCCTCAATCAGGTGCTCTCCGAAGTCGACACCGGCTGGGACGTGAACACCCTGCGCCAGCACGTCCAGCTGTCGGCGGGACCGGCGCCACAGCTGCTGATCTTCACCGCGACGGCCAACTCACCGGAGGTTGCGGCGCAAATCGCCAGGTCGATGCTCGTCACCGTCGCCCAGGCGTCGTTCGCCAACCATGCCCGGGACGTGAGCCGCCAGGCCGACGAGGTCCAGGCGACGATCACCGCCGAGGAGGCCCGCAACGCGACGCTGGCGCCCGACGATCCCGCCAAGGCCGATTCCGACCGCCAACTGTCCGATCTGCGCGCCCAACTCACCACGCTGCAGAAGACCGGTGGCGACCAACTGACGATCCTCTCGACGCCGGAGCAGGACCGCAGCCCCGTCAGCCCGCAGCCGGTGCCCGAGGCTCTGGTCGCCGCACTGGCGACGTGGATCGTCACCGCCGAACTGATCGTCTTCCTGCGCAGCCGTGTCGGGTCGAAGCCCAACCGCGCGTGGGCCCGCCGGGTCGCGCACAGGTATCGCGCGCGCTTCGACGACGACACGACCGCCGACGGCACGCTCTCCCCCGTCGCGGCCGCGGTCCTGGCCCAGAACCAACGCGACGGGCGCGCGGTGGCGGTTTTGCTGGGCGACAAAGTCGCAAGCCCGAGATCGACCGTCGCACCCGACGGGACCGGCAGCGTTCCGCACCCCATCCTGCGACCCATGTCGCTGGCGGACGAGTGGTGGCAGACCGTGGATCTCGGACGGGTGGCGGCGGCCGTCGTCATCGTCACGGTGGCCGGGAGCGACCGCAAGGCGGCCGAGCGCGCGCTGCGTCGACTCCACGACCTCGGCATCCCCACGCACCTGGTTCTGCAGCCGATGCGACGCACCCGGCACAACGGGTCGACTCCTCCCCCGCCACCGAAGGAGGCGAAGACGTCCGCCGCGCAGCCGTCCCTACCACTCGACGACCATGCCCGTTAG
- a CDS encoding cellulase family glycosylhydrolase, with protein sequence MRTTLLLALVIVLLATGGVAATLLARGVLAEPTTPLCEGASAKGRVGVSDGTDLLDMSDDDLERTLRAAHDAGVWAVRVDVDWSHVEAERGRQDWSRVDRVVHAVRALGMCAHGLLAYAPAWAADPAERPVGSYFAPRPETFATFARATATRYRDEVSVWEIWNEPNTIRFFKPRPDAATYGALLAAAHDAIKAVSPDLTVVSGGLAPAEDNGSDIAPTTFLKGLYRAGANRYFDAFGIHPYTYPALPNDLSTSSWNTALRLRDMHDTMVDGGDPLKRVWITECGAPTGTAKVAVSDAVQADSIRIMLRAARDVAWLGPAFVYSLRDSGTDVSDPEQNFGILRHDLSPKPSYAVVRSFASGAG encoded by the coding sequence GTGCGTACGACGTTGCTCCTCGCCCTGGTGATCGTCCTCCTGGCGACCGGCGGCGTCGCGGCGACCCTGTTGGCCAGGGGCGTGCTCGCCGAGCCGACCACGCCGCTCTGCGAGGGCGCGTCCGCCAAGGGCCGGGTCGGGGTGTCCGACGGCACCGACCTGCTCGACATGTCGGACGACGACCTCGAGCGCACGCTGCGCGCCGCACACGACGCGGGAGTCTGGGCGGTACGGGTCGACGTCGACTGGTCTCACGTCGAAGCCGAACGGGGACGGCAGGACTGGTCACGCGTCGACCGGGTGGTCCACGCGGTGCGGGCCCTCGGAATGTGCGCCCACGGCCTGCTGGCCTATGCGCCGGCGTGGGCCGCGGACCCGGCGGAACGGCCGGTGGGGAGTTACTTCGCCCCTCGACCAGAAACGTTCGCCACCTTTGCCCGTGCGACCGCGACGCGGTACCGGGACGAGGTGTCGGTCTGGGAGATCTGGAATGAGCCCAATACCATCAGGTTCTTCAAGCCACGGCCCGACGCCGCGACCTATGGCGCGTTGCTGGCCGCGGCCCACGACGCCATCAAGGCCGTCAGCCCCGATCTGACCGTGGTGTCCGGTGGGCTGGCCCCCGCCGAGGACAACGGCAGCGACATCGCGCCGACCACGTTCCTGAAGGGTCTGTACCGGGCGGGCGCCAACCGCTACTTCGACGCCTTCGGCATCCACCCCTACACCTATCCCGCGCTGCCCAACGACCTCTCGACCAGCTCGTGGAACACCGCACTGCGGCTGCGGGACATGCACGACACGATGGTCGACGGCGGCGATCCCCTCAAGCGCGTCTGGATCACCGAGTGCGGGGCCCCGACGGGGACGGCCAAGGTCGCCGTCAGCGACGCCGTGCAGGCCGACTCGATCCGCATCATGTTGCGCGCCGCGCGCGACGTGGCATGGCTCGGACCCGCCTTCGTCTACAGCCTCCGCGACAGTGGAACCGACGTCTCGGACCCCGAGCAGAACTTCGGAATCCTGCGCCACGACCTCTCCCCGAAGCCGTCGTACGCGGTGGTGCGCAGCTTCGCCTCCGGGGCGGGCTGA
- a CDS encoding glycosyltransferase family 4 protein produces MTDVSTLLFVAQTGQLSGAEKVLLDLVGEALAQGYAAIVACPAGPLVDALPAASTHVPIPALGMGGERSFARLLGAAQLAARWRAAARILAPLARTPGTETIVNSLFALPAVRMARPPRGAGWLVHDTITSTKQRAATRLGAPAVRVAVAVSEATARPLRAFGFPVRVAHNGVRWPVPRLTGADLHDPPVVGMLALLTPWKGHRVLLDAVARLPGVQVELAGGSFPGDVGYVAELHARAARPDLAGRVRFLGHVDACAALRRWDVAVSASISPEAGPLSVLEAMSHGLPVIGTDHGGTTEFLSGGAGFLVPPGDEVALADAIATVLRDDDVRSALSTTARRRVAEHHDLRTTLPAMLRTLLG; encoded by the coding sequence GTGACCGACGTCTCGACCCTGCTGTTCGTCGCCCAGACGGGGCAACTCTCCGGCGCCGAGAAGGTGCTGCTGGATCTCGTCGGCGAGGCGCTGGCCCAGGGATACGCCGCGATCGTGGCCTGCCCGGCGGGACCCCTGGTCGACGCGCTGCCCGCGGCGTCGACCCACGTGCCCATCCCCGCACTGGGCATGGGCGGTGAACGCTCGTTCGCACGGCTGCTCGGCGCGGCCCAGCTCGCCGCGAGATGGCGGGCCGCCGCCCGGATCCTGGCTCCCCTCGCGAGGACGCCAGGCACCGAGACGATCGTCAACTCGCTCTTCGCGCTCCCCGCGGTCCGCATGGCACGGCCGCCACGCGGGGCGGGCTGGCTGGTGCACGACACGATCACCAGCACCAAGCAGCGGGCCGCCACGCGCCTCGGCGCGCCCGCGGTGCGGGTGGCGGTCGCCGTCTCGGAGGCCACCGCACGGCCGCTGCGCGCGTTCGGGTTCCCGGTTCGGGTCGCGCACAACGGCGTTCGTTGGCCCGTGCCCCGACTGACGGGAGCAGACCTGCATGACCCGCCCGTCGTCGGCATGCTGGCGCTCCTCACGCCCTGGAAGGGGCACCGCGTGCTGCTGGACGCGGTGGCGCGACTGCCCGGCGTCCAGGTCGAGCTGGCAGGCGGCAGCTTCCCCGGCGACGTCGGGTACGTCGCCGAACTGCATGCTCGGGCCGCCCGACCGGATCTGGCGGGACGGGTGCGCTTCCTGGGCCACGTCGACGCCTGCGCGGCGCTCCGCCGGTGGGACGTCGCGGTGTCGGCGAGCATCTCGCCGGAGGCGGGCCCGCTCTCGGTCCTGGAGGCGATGTCCCACGGGTTGCCCGTGATCGGCACCGATCACGGCGGCACGACCGAATTCCTCAGTGGCGGAGCAGGTTTCCTGGTCCCTCCCGGTGACGAGGTCGCCCTGGCCGACGCCATCGCCACCGTTCTGCGCGACGACGACGTGCGCAGCGCGCTCAGCACCACGGCGCGACGACGCGTCGCCGAGCACCACGACCTCCGTACGACGCTGCCCGCGATGCTGCGGACCCTGCTCGGCTGA
- a CDS encoding flippase: MSEDPAFDGIEAPPDYREVAADPRAAARATLTVLVSRVVVAALGWVGSIIVARSLSADEWGRFSFVFALLGVMAIVTDLGVGRVVLARLIDGDPDEIARTASSFIALRTVLGVVGYALAVGYVVVLGYPGQVVAATALAGLVVVFATPGHALSVLYQSRHRLLLVAVAESLGQVVQLAVTVLAAVFAPTLLIFVLPAVLNEVFRLTAKGIGLRNRSLGLRPSRHLDVRRWGPMLREAIPLAIGLALTIAMMKIDVLMLSLLDTFDAVGQYSVGYKFSDIIDTFSLAAAAPVSTLLVAAWPTKLDVFRQRSRSAAMTFAVAGAICVVAFWPSADPIIRLLYGERFAVAAPAARLLVVGAAVMSLIVLGIFLVTSAGKQRYYPAIALLGLALNVGLNLVLIPRLSYDGAAISTVVTWVVTVVLLWAVIERIMPVKGLLPVAPIAALVVTTAAIAAAGQRVVAVWPWSWPVVSVVAVLALLPFVYVVRMVGRADETSHPDAVSP, encoded by the coding sequence ATGAGCGAGGATCCCGCGTTCGACGGCATCGAGGCGCCCCCCGACTACCGCGAGGTCGCCGCGGATCCGAGGGCCGCCGCGCGCGCCACGCTGACGGTGCTCGTCAGCCGGGTCGTCGTCGCCGCACTGGGGTGGGTCGGCAGCATCATCGTCGCGCGGTCGCTGTCGGCCGACGAGTGGGGCCGCTTCAGCTTCGTCTTCGCCCTGCTCGGCGTGATGGCCATCGTGACCGACCTCGGTGTCGGACGGGTCGTGCTCGCCAGGTTGATCGACGGCGACCCCGACGAGATCGCCCGCACCGCATCGTCGTTCATCGCCCTGCGCACCGTGCTGGGTGTGGTGGGCTACGCCCTGGCGGTCGGCTACGTCGTCGTCCTCGGGTACCCGGGACAGGTCGTCGCCGCCACGGCCCTCGCCGGCCTGGTGGTCGTCTTCGCCACGCCGGGTCACGCCCTGTCCGTGCTCTACCAGAGCCGCCACCGGCTCCTGCTGGTCGCCGTGGCCGAGAGTCTCGGCCAGGTCGTGCAATTGGCGGTCACGGTCCTCGCGGCTGTCTTCGCCCCCACGCTGCTGATCTTCGTGCTGCCCGCGGTTCTCAACGAGGTCTTTCGGTTGACGGCCAAGGGCATTGGGCTCCGCAACCGGTCGTTGGGACTGCGACCGTCGCGCCATCTCGACGTGCGCCGGTGGGGACCGATGCTCAGGGAGGCGATCCCGTTGGCGATCGGTCTCGCCCTCACGATCGCGATGATGAAGATCGACGTCCTGATGCTGAGCCTGCTGGACACCTTCGACGCCGTCGGGCAGTACTCGGTCGGATACAAGTTCTCCGACATCATCGATACGTTCTCCCTGGCGGCCGCGGCACCGGTGAGCACCCTGCTGGTCGCCGCATGGCCCACCAAGCTCGACGTCTTCCGGCAGCGATCCCGTTCGGCCGCAATGACGTTCGCGGTCGCGGGAGCGATCTGCGTCGTCGCGTTCTGGCCGTCGGCGGACCCGATCATCCGGCTGCTCTACGGGGAGCGCTTCGCGGTGGCGGCGCCCGCGGCGCGGCTGCTCGTGGTCGGCGCGGCGGTGATGTCCTTGATCGTGCTCGGCATCTTCCTCGTGACGTCGGCGGGCAAGCAGCGCTACTACCCCGCCATCGCGCTGCTCGGACTGGCGCTCAACGTCGGACTCAACCTGGTGCTGATCCCCCGGCTTTCCTACGACGGCGCCGCCATCTCGACCGTGGTCACCTGGGTGGTCACCGTCGTGCTGCTCTGGGCCGTCATCGAGCGGATCATGCCCGTCAAGGGGCTGCTGCCCGTCGCGCCGATCGCCGCGCTGGTGGTCACGACGGCGGCGATCGCCGCGGCGGGCCAGCGCGTCGTCGCGGTGTGGCCCTGGTCGTGGCCCGTGGTGTCGGTGGTGGCGGTGCTCGCGCTGCTTCCGTTCGTCTACGTTGTCCGCATGGTCGGCAGAGCGGACGAGACGTCGCACCCGGACGCGGTGTCGCCGTGA
- a CDS encoding glycosyltransferase family 4 protein, with amino-acid sequence MRSGATRITFGALALRPGGSGVQTYIRELLRELNGLLPDAELSAVVQRDAVGELPRGMAAQTRPVSSGAIRALHGALAGRTCELFHGLDVDLPLATPAFTVATVHDVSVYDMPSASSRFRAFGERRLVAYTLRKADLLLAVSEFTAERIHAISGRTATVVELAPASWARPPSEDDVARTRRKYGLPDRFVIQVGTVEPRKNVHLVADAAESIGLPCVLAGAGSQGPAAPRTAIGLGYIDVADLPSLYAAATVTAYASHYEGYGLPPVEAMACGGAVVASAVGALPQVVSNGAVLVDSAETEDWSKALRTIAFDEAARSELVTNALAVAGALTWRRTAEQTVQAYRDAGVVP; translated from the coding sequence ATGCGCAGCGGCGCAACGCGGATCACGTTTGGAGCACTCGCCCTACGGCCTGGCGGTAGCGGCGTCCAAACCTACATCCGTGAACTCCTCAGGGAGCTGAACGGACTGCTGCCGGACGCGGAACTGTCGGCCGTCGTCCAGCGCGACGCCGTCGGCGAGCTTCCCCGCGGCATGGCGGCTCAGACCCGGCCGGTGTCCAGCGGGGCGATCCGCGCACTCCACGGCGCGCTCGCGGGCCGCACCTGCGAGCTGTTCCACGGCTTGGACGTGGACCTGCCCCTGGCGACGCCCGCGTTCACCGTCGCCACCGTCCACGACGTGTCCGTCTACGACATGCCGTCGGCGTCGAGCCGCTTCCGGGCATTCGGCGAGCGCCGACTGGTCGCCTACACACTGCGCAAAGCCGATCTGCTGCTTGCCGTTTCGGAGTTCACGGCCGAACGCATCCACGCCATCAGCGGGCGGACGGCGACGGTCGTCGAGCTGGCGCCCGCATCGTGGGCGCGCCCTCCGAGCGAGGACGACGTCGCCAGGACCCGAAGGAAGTACGGCCTGCCCGACCGCTTCGTCATCCAGGTGGGCACCGTGGAGCCCCGCAAGAACGTGCACCTGGTCGCAGACGCCGCCGAGTCGATCGGGTTGCCCTGCGTGCTGGCGGGCGCGGGTTCGCAGGGGCCCGCCGCCCCCCGCACCGCGATCGGCCTCGGGTACATCGACGTCGCGGACCTACCGTCGCTGTATGCGGCCGCCACGGTGACCGCCTATGCCTCGCACTACGAGGGTTACGGGCTGCCGCCCGTCGAGGCGATGGCGTGTGGCGGGGCCGTCGTGGCCAGCGCGGTCGGCGCACTCCCCCAGGTGGTCTCCAACGGCGCCGTGCTGGTGGATTCCGCCGAGACCGAGGACTGGTCGAAGGCGTTGCGCACCATCGCCTTCGACGAGGCCGCCCGCAGTGAGCTGGTGACAAACGCACTCGCGGTCGCGGGTGCCCTGACGTGGCGGCGCACGGCGGAGCAGACCGTGCAGGCCTACCGTGACGCGGGCGTCGTGCCATGA
- a CDS encoding O-antigen ligase family protein, giving the protein MTVLFVGAAVFVALVAVAAMVSIYRRPQRGLLLLAALVPLHGVLAILPLPGFVTAWKEGLLLFVLICAWLRRTRTPHWRRPSLHLPWWPAVALWVVVGSISAVATIGLLGFVAIKVTFFYLLIIAVLWLAPFDDRDRDDLVSVLMGMGALVSFVGIAQIIVGPAFLIRLGYEYGRQVRTSGGFLRTFSTFVNPFPFGLYVMIALLVGGAVALAEPSRRRNLGFLCLSPIMVVAMASSIVRAAILGLVIGMIWLAILRFRALLLPLGLGAVTLAAVFPFVPELSKVFLSSNSLGERGAGWSDVISSILVHPIGRGLGTSGSAADRISTAEGVHIGGVSTNYQPDNYYVKMLLELGPVGLWLVLLWLVVALVWTTRLGRALPGRDGALALGVSASIVAAMAASLVATYFEIFPIDVYFWLLLGVVGCAAAQRGSRLEHSPYGLAVAASKPTSVNSSGS; this is encoded by the coding sequence ATGACCGTCCTGTTCGTCGGCGCCGCCGTGTTCGTCGCGCTGGTCGCGGTCGCGGCGATGGTGTCGATCTACCGCAGGCCTCAGCGTGGTCTGCTCCTCCTCGCGGCGCTGGTGCCGCTGCACGGCGTCCTCGCCATCCTTCCCCTGCCCGGTTTCGTCACCGCGTGGAAGGAGGGGCTGCTCCTGTTCGTGCTGATCTGCGCGTGGCTCAGGCGAACTCGCACCCCGCACTGGCGCAGGCCGTCCCTCCACCTGCCGTGGTGGCCCGCCGTCGCACTCTGGGTGGTGGTCGGAAGCATCTCCGCCGTGGCGACGATCGGGCTCCTCGGCTTCGTCGCCATCAAGGTGACGTTCTTCTACCTCCTCATCATCGCCGTGCTGTGGCTGGCGCCATTCGACGACCGCGACCGCGACGACCTGGTGAGCGTTCTCATGGGCATGGGCGCGCTCGTCTCGTTCGTGGGGATCGCCCAAATCATCGTCGGCCCAGCCTTCTTGATCCGACTCGGTTACGAGTACGGGCGACAGGTGCGGACCTCCGGGGGCTTCCTCCGCACCTTCAGCACCTTCGTCAACCCCTTCCCGTTCGGCCTGTACGTGATGATCGCCCTGCTCGTCGGCGGCGCGGTGGCACTCGCCGAGCCGTCGCGGCGACGCAATCTCGGCTTTCTCTGTCTGTCGCCAATCATGGTCGTGGCCATGGCGAGTTCCATCGTCCGCGCCGCGATCCTCGGCCTCGTGATCGGCATGATCTGGCTGGCGATCCTGCGGTTCCGGGCGCTCCTGCTCCCGCTCGGCCTCGGTGCCGTGACCCTGGCCGCGGTGTTCCCCTTCGTGCCCGAGCTGTCCAAGGTCTTCTTGTCCTCGAACAGCCTGGGAGAACGTGGCGCCGGCTGGAGTGACGTCATCAGCAGCATCCTGGTGCATCCGATCGGTCGCGGTCTGGGCACCAGCGGCTCTGCGGCCGACCGCATCTCGACCGCCGAGGGCGTCCACATCGGAGGCGTGTCGACGAATTATCAACCCGACAACTACTACGTCAAGATGCTTCTCGAGCTGGGGCCGGTCGGGCTGTGGCTGGTGCTGCTGTGGCTCGTCGTCGCTCTGGTCTGGACGACGCGGTTGGGACGCGCGCTGCCGGGCCGAGATGGCGCACTGGCGTTGGGAGTCAGCGCGTCCATCGTGGCGGCGATGGCGGCCAGTCTGGTCGCCACCTACTTCGAGATCTTTCCAATCGACGTCTATTTCTGGTTACTCCTGGGGGTGGTGGGATGCGCAGCGGCGCAACGCGGATCACGTTTGGAGCACTCGCCCTACGGCCTGGCGGTAGCGGCGTCCAAACCTACATCCGTGAACTCCTCAGGGAGCTGA